In one window of Pseudomonas putida DNA:
- the ispD gene encoding 2-C-methyl-D-erythritol 4-phosphate cytidylyltransferase has product MIHELPAFWAVIPAAGIGARMAADRPKQYLQLGRQTILEHSLDCFLDHPTLKGVVVSVAEEDPYWPGSRCANDRRIQRAAGGRERADSVLNALLLLHAQGAADDDWVLVHDAARPNLARGDLDKLLSELADDPVGGLLAVPARDTLKRADASGRVSATVDRTTIWQAYTPQMFRLGMLHRALAECLVADVAVTDESSAIEWAGHAPRLIEGRSDNIKVTRPEDLEWLRQRWAGRS; this is encoded by the coding sequence ATGATCCATGAACTGCCGGCCTTCTGGGCCGTGATTCCTGCCGCGGGCATTGGTGCCCGCATGGCTGCCGACCGCCCCAAGCAGTATCTGCAACTGGGCCGGCAGACCATCCTCGAGCATAGCCTCGACTGTTTTCTCGACCATCCCACGCTCAAGGGGGTGGTGGTCAGCGTTGCCGAAGAAGATCCCTACTGGCCTGGCTCGCGCTGTGCGAACGATAGGCGCATTCAGCGCGCAGCGGGTGGGCGCGAGCGTGCCGATTCGGTATTGAATGCCCTGTTGCTGTTGCACGCCCAAGGGGCGGCCGACGATGACTGGGTGCTGGTGCACGATGCTGCGCGGCCGAACCTGGCGCGCGGCGATCTGGACAAGCTGCTGTCGGAGCTGGCCGATGATCCGGTGGGCGGGCTGCTGGCGGTGCCTGCGCGCGATACCCTCAAGCGTGCCGACGCGAGTGGCCGGGTCAGCGCCACGGTGGACCGCACCACCATATGGCAGGCCTACACGCCGCAGATGTTCAGGCTTGGCATGCTGCACCGGGCGCTGGCCGAGTGCCTGGTGGCGGATGTGGCAGTGACCGATGAATCCTCCGCCATTGAGTGGGCCGGGCATGCGCCGCGGCTGATCGAAGGGCGTAGTGACAACATCAAGGTGACCCGTCCGGAAGATTTGGAGTGGTTGCGTCAGCGCTGGGCTGGGCGGAGCTGA
- a CDS encoding LysR substrate-binding domain-containing protein: MSSRWEGIDEFVAVAESGQFTAAAERLGVSSSHISRQIARLEERLQTRLLYRSTRRVTLSEAGQTFLQHCQRLQDGREEALRAMGDLASEPKGLLRMTCAVAYGERFIVPLVTRFMALYPQLRVEVELSNRTLDLLHEGMDLAIRLGRLQDSRLVATRLAPRRMYLCASPAYLERYGRPHSLSELARHNCLVGSSDLWVLQQDGREISQRVQGNWRCNSGQAVLDAALQGMGLCQLPDYYVLEHLHAGALVSLLEAHQPPNTAVWALYPQQRHLSPKVRRLVDYLKDGLAGLPEYQPG; the protein is encoded by the coding sequence GAGCAGTCGCTGGGAAGGAATCGACGAGTTCGTCGCGGTCGCCGAGTCGGGCCAGTTCACCGCGGCCGCCGAACGACTGGGGGTTTCTTCATCGCATATCAGCCGACAGATCGCTCGCCTGGAAGAACGCCTGCAAACCCGCCTGCTGTACCGCAGCACCCGGCGCGTGACCCTGAGTGAGGCCGGGCAGACGTTTCTGCAACACTGCCAGCGTTTGCAGGATGGCCGCGAAGAAGCGCTGCGCGCGATGGGGGACCTGGCCAGCGAACCCAAAGGTCTGCTGCGCATGACCTGCGCGGTGGCCTACGGCGAGCGTTTCATCGTGCCACTGGTGACTCGTTTCATGGCGCTGTATCCACAGTTGCGCGTCGAGGTGGAGCTGAGCAACCGTACGCTGGACCTGCTGCACGAGGGCATGGACCTGGCTATTCGCCTGGGACGCCTACAGGATTCACGCCTGGTGGCCACGCGCCTCGCACCGCGGCGCATGTACCTGTGTGCATCGCCAGCGTATCTGGAGCGTTACGGCCGACCGCACAGCCTGTCGGAACTGGCACGGCACAATTGCCTGGTGGGCAGTTCGGACCTGTGGGTACTGCAGCAGGATGGCCGTGAAATCAGCCAACGGGTCCAAGGCAACTGGCGCTGCAACAGCGGCCAGGCGGTACTCGACGCGGCGCTGCAGGGAATGGGGTTGTGTCAGTTACCGGATTACTACGTGCTCGAGCATCTGCATGCCGGGGCACTGGTGTCGCTGCTGGAGGCGCACCAACCGCCGAACACTGCGGTGTGGGCGCTGTATCCGCAACAGCGGCACCTGTCACCCAAGGTACGGCGGTTGGTCGACTATCTGAAGGACGGGTTGGCAGGATTGCCGGAGTATCAGCCAGGCTGA
- the eno gene encoding phosphopyruvate hydratase: MAKIVDIKGREVLDSRGNPTVEADVLLDNGIIGSACAPSGASTGSREALELRDGDKSRYLGKGVLKAVGNINGPIRDLLLGKDPSDQKALDRAMIELDGTENKAKLGANAILAVSLAAAKAAAQDQDLPLYAHIANLNGTPGQYSMPVPMMNIINGGEHADNNVDIQEFMVQPVGAKTFSDGLRMGTEIFHHLKAVLKARGLNTAVGDEGGFAPNLASNEDALAAIAEAVEKAGYKLGTDVTLALDCAASEFYEDGKYNLSGEGKSFDAEGFADYLKGLTERFPIISIEDGLDESDWAGWKILTDKIGAKVQLVGDDLFVTNTKILKEGIEKGIGNSILIKFNQIGSLTETLEAIQMAKAAGYTAVISHRSGETEDSTIADLAVGTAAGQIKTGSLCRSDRVSKYNQLLRIEEQLGAKAVYRGRAEFRG, from the coding sequence ATGGCAAAGATCGTCGACATCAAAGGTCGTGAAGTTCTCGATTCGCGTGGCAATCCCACCGTGGAAGCCGATGTGCTGCTCGACAACGGCATCATCGGCAGCGCTTGCGCGCCGTCTGGTGCTTCCACTGGCTCGCGCGAAGCGCTGGAGCTGCGTGATGGCGACAAGAGCCGTTACCTGGGCAAGGGCGTGCTGAAGGCTGTCGGCAACATCAATGGTCCGATCCGTGACCTGCTGCTGGGCAAGGACCCTTCCGACCAGAAAGCACTCGACCGTGCCATGATCGAACTGGACGGTACCGAGAACAAGGCCAAGCTGGGCGCCAACGCCATCCTCGCCGTGTCCCTGGCCGCTGCCAAGGCTGCTGCACAGGACCAGGACCTGCCGCTGTACGCACACATCGCCAACCTCAACGGCACCCCTGGCCAGTACTCGATGCCGGTGCCGATGATGAACATCATCAACGGCGGCGAGCACGCCGACAACAACGTCGACATCCAGGAATTCATGGTCCAGCCGGTCGGCGCCAAGACCTTCTCCGACGGCCTGCGCATGGGCACCGAGATCTTCCACCACCTCAAGGCTGTCCTGAAGGCTCGTGGCCTGAACACTGCCGTGGGTGACGAAGGTGGCTTTGCCCCGAACCTGGCCTCCAACGAAGACGCCCTGGCGGCCATCGCCGAAGCGGTCGAGAAGGCCGGCTACAAGCTGGGCACCGACGTCACCCTGGCCCTGGACTGCGCCGCTTCGGAGTTCTACGAAGACGGCAAGTACAACCTGTCTGGTGAAGGCAAGTCGTTCGACGCCGAAGGTTTCGCCGACTACCTGAAAGGCCTGACCGAGCGCTTCCCGATCATCTCGATCGAAGACGGCCTGGACGAGTCCGACTGGGCTGGCTGGAAGATCCTGACCGACAAGATCGGTGCCAAGGTGCAATTGGTCGGCGACGACCTGTTCGTGACCAACACCAAGATCCTGAAAGAAGGCATCGAGAAGGGCATCGGTAACTCGATCCTGATCAAGTTCAACCAGATCGGCTCGCTGACCGAAACCCTGGAAGCCATCCAGATGGCCAAGGCCGCTGGCTACACCGCGGTGATCTCGCACCGTTCCGGTGAAACCGAAGACTCGACCATCGCCGACCTGGCTGTCGGTACTGCTGCAGGCCAGATCAAGACCGGTTCGCTGTGCCGCTCCGACCGCGTCTCGAAGTACAACCAATTGCTGCGTATCGAAGAGCAACTGGGCGCCAAGGCCGTCTACCGTGGCCGTGCCGAGTTTCGCGGCTGA
- the kdsA gene encoding 3-deoxy-8-phosphooctulonate synthase has product MTQKIIRVGNIEIANDKPFVLFGGMNVLESRDLALKVCEEYVRVTEKLGIPYVFKASFDKANRSSVASYRGPGMEEGLKIFEEIKRTFNVPVITDVHEPYQCEPVAKVCDIIQLPAFLSRQTDLVVAMAKTGAVINIKKAQFLAPHEMKHILAKCVEAGNDQLILCERGSSFGYNNLVVDMLGFGIMKQFEYPVFFDVTHSLQTPGGRADSAGGRRAQVTDLAKAGMSQGLAGLFLEAHPDPDNAKCDGPCALRLDKLEPFLAQLKQLDDLVKSFPTVETA; this is encoded by the coding sequence ATGACCCAGAAGATCATTCGCGTCGGTAACATCGAGATCGCCAACGACAAGCCGTTCGTCCTGTTCGGCGGCATGAACGTCCTGGAGTCCCGTGATCTGGCCCTGAAGGTCTGCGAAGAGTACGTGCGGGTGACCGAAAAGCTCGGCATCCCGTACGTGTTCAAGGCCAGCTTCGACAAGGCCAACCGTTCGTCGGTGGCCTCGTACCGTGGTCCGGGCATGGAAGAGGGGCTGAAGATCTTCGAGGAGATCAAACGCACCTTCAACGTGCCGGTGATCACCGATGTGCACGAACCCTACCAGTGCGAACCGGTGGCCAAGGTCTGCGACATCATCCAGTTGCCGGCGTTTCTGTCGCGCCAGACCGACCTGGTAGTGGCCATGGCCAAGACCGGCGCGGTGATCAACATCAAGAAGGCCCAGTTCCTCGCCCCGCACGAGATGAAGCATATCCTCGCCAAGTGCGTCGAGGCCGGTAACGACCAGCTCATCCTCTGCGAGCGCGGTTCGAGCTTCGGCTACAACAACCTGGTGGTCGACATGCTCGGCTTCGGCATCATGAAGCAGTTCGAGTACCCGGTGTTCTTCGATGTCACCCACTCGCTGCAGACGCCGGGTGGTCGTGCCGACTCCGCCGGCGGTCGCCGTGCCCAGGTCACCGACCTGGCCAAGGCGGGCATGAGCCAGGGCCTGGCCGGCCTGTTCCTCGAAGCTCACCCGGATCCGGACAACGCCAAGTGCGATGGCCCATGCGCCCTGCGCCTGGACAAGCTGGAGCCATTCCTGGCGCAGCTCAAGCAACTGGACGACCTGGTGAAAAGTTTTCCGACGGTAGAGACCGCGTAA
- the tilS gene encoding tRNA lysidine(34) synthetase TilS — protein MLDLTQSLFPWLKAPAWHVAFSGGLDSTVLLNLLVDYARDHEAPPLRAVHIHHGLQAAADAWPAHCQQVCDALGVELRVIHVQVEPVASLEQAARTARYDAFTALLGPDEVLFTGQHREDQAETLLFRLLRGAGLRGLAAMPASRPLGQGQLVRPLLDLARDQLQRYAQASGLRWIEDPSNTDSRFARNFLRAEVFPLLRQRWPQASQSLARSSAHLGEALALLDELAASDIAAASAGAVVPWQCLDSLDMGVLAALSPARQRNALQYWLSSRTRLPDSRHWAGWDNLRDAAADAQPLWRLTDGELQRSHGRLWWLSGDWLQAPQGGVAWPDPSQPLSLPGNGSLQLVGVIPGSGLHVTYRQGGEVLDIPGRGHRDLKRLLNEHRVPHFVRHRLPLLWQGERLLAVANLPEQGQTDWQLQWQPPTNVQGLS, from the coding sequence ATGCTCGACCTCACCCAATCCCTCTTCCCCTGGCTTAAAGCCCCCGCCTGGCACGTCGCCTTCTCCGGCGGCCTCGACTCCACCGTCCTTCTAAACCTGCTCGTCGACTACGCTCGCGATCATGAAGCACCGCCATTGCGTGCCGTACATATTCATCACGGTCTGCAAGCGGCTGCTGACGCTTGGCCTGCACATTGTCAGCAGGTCTGTGATGCGCTGGGTGTCGAACTGCGCGTGATCCATGTCCAGGTTGAGCCTGTCGCCAGTCTCGAGCAAGCCGCCCGCACCGCGCGATACGACGCGTTCACAGCGCTTCTGGGCCCCGACGAAGTGCTGTTCACCGGCCAGCACCGCGAAGACCAGGCAGAGACCCTGCTGTTTCGCCTGTTGCGTGGTGCCGGTCTGCGCGGCCTGGCGGCGATGCCTGCTTCCCGTCCGCTGGGGCAGGGGCAGTTGGTCAGGCCGTTGCTTGATCTGGCGCGGGATCAGTTGCAGCGATATGCCCAGGCATCGGGGCTGAGATGGATCGAAGACCCGTCCAACACCGATAGCCGCTTCGCCCGCAATTTCCTGCGCGCCGAAGTGTTCCCGCTGCTACGCCAGCGCTGGCCGCAAGCGAGCCAGAGCCTGGCACGCAGTTCCGCGCACCTGGGCGAGGCCCTGGCGCTGCTGGACGAACTCGCCGCCTCCGACATCGCTGCCGCAAGCGCCGGAGCAGTGGTGCCTTGGCAATGCCTGGACTCGCTGGACATGGGAGTGCTGGCGGCGCTCTCGCCGGCGCGCCAGCGTAACGCCTTGCAGTACTGGCTGAGCAGTCGTACACGTCTACCCGATAGCCGCCATTGGGCCGGCTGGGACAACCTGCGTGATGCGGCAGCTGATGCCCAGCCGCTCTGGCGCCTGACCGATGGCGAGCTGCAGCGCAGCCATGGACGGCTGTGGTGGTTGAGCGGCGATTGGCTGCAAGCGCCGCAGGGCGGGGTGGCTTGGCCGGATCCGAGCCAGCCGCTCTCGTTACCCGGCAATGGCAGCTTGCAGCTGGTGGGTGTCATTCCTGGGTCTGGCCTGCATGTCACCTATCGCCAGGGCGGCGAAGTCCTCGATATTCCAGGGCGCGGCCACCGCGACCTGAAGCGCCTGCTCAACGAGCACCGCGTGCCGCACTTCGTGCGTCATCGCCTGCCACTGCTTTGGCAGGGCGAGCGCCTGCTGGCGGTGGCCAACCTGCCGGAGCAGGGGCAGACCGACTGGCAACTGCAGTGGCAGCCGCCGACGAACGTGCAAGGTTTGAGCTGA
- the ftsB gene encoding cell division protein FtsB, which translates to MRSPYWLFLVLLLLLGGLQYRLWVGNGSLAQVAELQQQIADQHAENERLLERNRVLDAEVLELKKGMETVEERARHELGMVKEGETLYQLPQK; encoded by the coding sequence ATGCGCAGTCCCTATTGGTTGTTCCTCGTCCTGCTGTTGTTGCTCGGAGGCCTGCAATATCGCCTCTGGGTCGGTAATGGCAGCCTGGCGCAAGTGGCCGAGCTGCAACAGCAGATCGCCGACCAGCATGCCGAAAACGAACGGCTGCTGGAACGCAATCGCGTGCTCGACGCTGAAGTGCTGGAGTTGAAGAAAGGTATGGAGACCGTGGAAGAACGGGCTCGTCATGAACTGGGGATGGTCAAGGAGGGCGAAACCCTCTACCAGTTGCCACAGAAATGA
- a CDS encoding CTP synthase, whose amino-acid sequence MTRYIFVTGGVVSSLGKGIASASLAAILEARGLKVTMLKLDPYINVDPGTMSPFQHGEVFVTHDGAETDLDLGHYERFIRTTMTQNNNFTTGRIYEHVLRKERRGDYLGATIQVIPHITDEIKRRIIKGAGDADVALVEIGGTVGDIESQPFLEAIRQLRVEVGSKRAMLMHLTLVPYIATAGETKTKPTQHSVKELRSIGLQPDVLICRSDHPVDASSRRKIALFTNVEERAVISLEDVDTIYKIPGVLHAQGLDDFVVERFGLQCNGADLSEWDKVVDAKLNPEHEVTIAMVGKYMELLDAYKSLIEAMSHAGITNRTKVNLRYIDSEDIENQGTGLLEGADAILVPGGFGLRGVEGKIKAVQFARENKVPYLGICLGMQVAVIEFARNVVGWKDANSTEFDRNGAHPVVGLITEWADATGAVETRTEASDLGGTMRLGAQDCQLIAGSKVHDCYGSDVITERHRHRYEVNNNLLPQLIDAGLVVSGRSEDGALVEVVESKDHPWFVACQFHPEFTSTPRDGHPLFSGFVKAALAQKNKA is encoded by the coding sequence ATGACGCGCTACATATTCGTCACGGGCGGTGTTGTTTCTTCATTGGGGAAAGGCATTGCCTCGGCTTCCCTGGCGGCCATCCTGGAAGCGCGGGGGCTCAAGGTCACCATGCTCAAGCTGGACCCGTACATCAACGTCGATCCGGGTACCATGAGCCCGTTCCAGCACGGTGAAGTGTTCGTCACCCACGACGGTGCCGAGACCGACCTCGACCTGGGCCACTACGAGCGGTTCATCCGCACCACGATGACCCAGAACAACAACTTCACCACCGGCCGTATCTACGAGCACGTGCTGCGCAAGGAACGCCGTGGTGACTACCTGGGCGCGACCATCCAGGTCATCCCGCACATCACCGACGAAATCAAGCGTCGCATCATCAAGGGCGCCGGCGATGCCGACGTGGCCCTGGTCGAGATCGGCGGCACCGTGGGCGACATCGAGTCGCAGCCATTCCTCGAAGCCATCCGTCAGTTGCGTGTCGAAGTGGGCTCCAAGCGCGCCATGCTGATGCACCTGACGCTGGTGCCGTACATCGCCACCGCCGGCGAAACCAAGACCAAGCCTACTCAGCACTCGGTCAAGGAGCTGCGCTCCATCGGCCTGCAGCCTGACGTGCTGATCTGCCGCTCCGACCACCCGGTCGATGCCTCTTCGCGCCGCAAGATCGCCCTGTTCACCAACGTCGAAGAGCGTGCGGTGATTTCGCTGGAAGACGTCGACACCATCTACAAGATTCCGGGCGTGCTGCACGCACAGGGCCTGGACGACTTCGTCGTCGAGCGTTTCGGCCTGCAGTGCAATGGCGCCGACCTGTCCGAGTGGGACAAGGTCGTCGACGCCAAGCTCAATCCCGAGCATGAAGTCACCATCGCCATGGTCGGCAAGTACATGGAGCTGCTGGATGCGTACAAGTCGCTGATCGAAGCGATGAGCCACGCCGGCATCACCAACCGCACCAAGGTCAACCTGCGCTACATCGATTCCGAAGACATCGAGAACCAGGGCACCGGCCTGCTCGAAGGCGCCGACGCCATCCTGGTGCCGGGCGGCTTCGGTCTGCGTGGCGTGGAAGGCAAGATCAAGGCCGTGCAGTTCGCTCGTGAGAACAAGGTTCCGTACCTGGGCATCTGCCTGGGCATGCAGGTCGCGGTCATCGAATTCGCCCGTAACGTGGTGGGCTGGAAAGACGCCAACTCCACCGAGTTCGATCGCAACGGCGCGCACCCGGTCGTCGGCCTGATCACCGAGTGGGCCGATGCCACCGGCGCCGTCGAAACCCGTACCGAAGCCTCCGACCTGGGCGGCACCATGCGCCTGGGCGCGCAGGACTGCCAGCTGATCGCCGGTTCCAAGGTCCACGACTGCTACGGCAGCGACGTGATCACCGAGCGTCACCGTCACCGCTACGAAGTGAACAACAACCTGCTGCCGCAACTGATCGACGCCGGCCTGGTGGTTTCCGGTCGTTCCGAAGATGGCGCGCTGGTCGAAGTGGTCGAGTCGAAGGATCACCCATGGTTCGTCGCCTGCCAGTTCCACCCGGAGTTCACCTCCACGCCTCGTGACGGTCACCCGCTGTTCAGCGGCTTCGTCAAGGCAGCCCTGGCACAGAAGAACAAGGCCTGA